The stretch of DNA GCGATCACCCAGCTCATGGCGGTCCGCAAGGGCCGTATGGAGACCATGACGAACCACGGCTCCGGCTGGGTCCGCATGGAGTGGATCGTTCCCTCGCGCGGACTCATCGGTTTCCGTACGGAGTTCCTGACGCAGACCCGCGGTACCGGCATCGCGCACTCCCTCTTCGAGGGCCACGAGCCGTGGTTCGGCGAGCTGCGCACCCGCCACAACGGCTCGCTCGTGGCGGACCGCTCCGGTTCCGTGACGCCGTTCGCCATGGTCAACCTCCAGGAGCGCGGTGTCATCTTCACCGAGCCCGGCACCGAGGTGTACGAGGGCATGATCGTCGGTGAGAACTCGCGCGCCGACGACATGGACGTGAACATCACCAAGGAGAAGAAGCTCACCAACATGCGTGCCGCCTCCGCGGACACCACGGAGAACGTGGTGCCGGCGCGCAAGCTCTCCCTGGAGCAGGCGCTGGAGTTCTGCCGCGACGACGAGTGCGTCGAGGTGACCCCGGACAACGTCCGTATCCGCAAGGTCGTCCTCGACCAGAAGGAGCGCGGCCGCGCCGCCTCCCGCGCGAAGCGCTGACGCCCCCGGGAGGCCGCGAGGTCTCCCGGTCGGGGCCGTCTGCCCACGCGGCCGTCACAGGCCGCTACGGGAGTATGTGACGTCACGGGCCCGGTCCACCGCCAACTCGGCGGTGGACCGGGCCCGTTGTCGTGCCGCTGACGGGTGCGTGCGGGGGCCGAGCCGGGCGGTTCGACGGGCGCATCACGACGTCATGGACGGCTGATCACGATTGCGTGAAAGGTCCTATCAACGCGCGTCGACCCCCGTACCCTTGCCCGGGATCGGCTGTTCCCCCGGGTACGGTCTCCCGTCGCGCCGAGTCACCCCGCTCGTCGCACTGGGTCACCCCACGCGTCGCGCCGAGGCGTCCCGCCGTCGGTCGGTCACCGGCCACGGACACACCTCTCCGCAACCCCTTTTTATCGGCCACCTGTCCGGAATGCGGACGATCTTGCCCGATAGATGTGTAACGAGTCCGTTTCGCGACCATCTATCTCGGATCGGTTTGTCCGGATTTTGGAAGAAGTAGGTGGCAGGTGTGATCGAACCGAGACCAAAAGGGTGTGGTCGGTCGGTATCTCATGACTAATAGTTGAGCGCGTAGAGCTCGGGTCAATGGGTCACGCGCTGTGGGGAGCGCCGACTCACGAGCACACTGGGGCACTGGATCTTCGCCGACAGGGGTGTCGGCGTCGTGTCATGTGCCCTCTCTTGTAGTGAACAAGTGGACTCATGAGGAGGAACCCATGCGCGGTGCCAAGAGCGCCAAGTGGGTCGCGATAGCCGGTATCACGGCGCTGGCGGCTACTGCCTGTGGCGGGAGCAGTGACAGTGGCAGCGACGACGGCAACCGGAAGATCGACCCGAAGGGCATCGTCAGCTACGCCAACGGCGAGCCGCAGAACGCCCTTCAGCCCTCCAACACCATGGAGGCGTACGGCAGCGTCGTCATCGACTCGCTCTTCACGGGCCTGGTCCACTACAACAAGTCCGGCGACCTCACGTACGAGAACGCCGAGTCCGTCAAGCCCGACGCGGACAACAAGGTGTGGACCGTCAAGCTCAAGCCGGGCTGGAAGTTCCACAACGGCGAGGCGGTCACCGCGAAGTCGTACGTGAACGCCTGGAACTGGGCCGCGGACCCGAAGAACGGCCAGCAGAACAGTTCCTGGTACCGGGACATCGTCGGCTACGACAAGGTGCACCCCGCGAAGGGTGACGCCAAGAGCGACTCCATGTCGGGTCTGAAGGTCGTCGACGACAACACCTTCACCATCACGCTGACCGACGGCATCCCGTACTACGCGTACAAGCTCGTCTACTCGCCCTTCTTCCCGCTGCCCTCCGGCGCGCTGAAGGACCCGAAGGGCTACGGCGAGAAGCCGGTCGGCAACGGTCCCTACAAGTTCAAGAGCTGGGACCACAAGAAGTCGATCCAGGTCACCGCCTTCGCCGGTTACAAGGGCGCCAACAAGCCCAAGAACGGCGGCATCAACTTCAAGGCGTACACCCAGCCGACAGGTGCCTACAACGACCTGCGCTCGGACAACGTCGACACCATGCCCCTGGTGCCGGACAGCGAGCTCGCCAACTACAAGGACGACTTCGGTGACCGCGCGATCACCCAGGACTTCTCGGCGATCAACACCGTCAACCCGGCCTTCTACACCAAGACGTTCAAGGACATGGACGTCAAGGTCATCCAGGGCCTGTCGATGGCGATCGACCGCGACACCATCGCCAAGACCACGTTCTACGGCACCCGCGAGTCGGCCACCGGCTGGGTCGCCAAGGGCGTGAAGGGCTACCAGAAGGACGCTTGCGGCGAGTACTGCAAGTTCAACCCGACGAAGGCCAAGAAGCTCATCAAGGACGGCGGCGGCGTCCCCGGCAACAAGATCTCCATCCAGTACAACGCCGACCAGCCGCACGAGGCGTGGGTCACCGCGGTGTGCAACAGCATCACCAAGGCGACCGGCGTCAAGTGCGTGGGCGACCCGAAGACCGACTTCCAGGCCGACACCGAGGTGCGGGACAAGAAGCAGGTCAAGTCGATGTACCGCTCCGGCTGGGTGCTCGACTACCCGTTCAACGGCAACTTCCTCGCCGACCTCTACGGCACCGGCGTCGACGGCAACAAGGGCGGCTTCTCGGACAAGAAGTTCGACGAGCTGACCAAGCAGGCCGACCACGCCAAGACGATCGACGAGTCCGCGGCGCTGTACCAGAAGGCCGAGAAGGAACTGGTCAACACGTTCCCCGGCATCCCGCTCTGGTACAACAAGATCAACTCCGCATACTCCAAGAACGTCAAGGACGTCAAGTTCGACCAGGCCGGTGACCCCGTTCTGACCGACATCCAGGTGTACGAGAAGAAGTAGCCGGACGCAGGCGTCGGAACTCTCCTTTACCGCAGCGCCGCCCGGAGAACCCGGGCGGCGCTGCGGAGGGTTCCGCAATGGATGGAGGCACAATGGGGCGCTACGTCGCGCGACGACTGCTCCAGATGATCCCAGTTTTCATTGGGACAACTCTGCTGATTTTCCTCATGGTCAACGTGCTCCCGGGCGACCCTGTCAGGGCGCTGTGGGGCGACAAGCCCGCAGACCCGACACAGCTGGCGCAGTTGCGTCACGACCGGGGCCTGGATCTGCCGCTCTGGCAGCAGTACCTGCACTACATGGGTGGCCTCTTCAAGGGGGACTTCGGCAACACCATCGCGGGCAACAGGCCCGTGCTGGACGAGATCACGCAGGCTTTCCCGGTCTCGATCAGACTCGCCTCCATGGCGTGGGTCTTCGAGCTCGTCGTCGGTATCTCCCTCGGCGTGCTCGCTGGGGTCAGGCGCGGCCGGGTCGTCGACAACCTGGTGACCCTCTTCACGCTGCTGGTGATCTCGGTACCGATCTTCGTGATCGGCCTCGGCGCACAGCTCTTCTTCGGCAACCAACTGGGCTGGGTGACCCCCACGGTCCAGAACTCCGAGAGCTTCGGCCAGCTGCTGCTGCCCGCGATCGTGCTCGGCATGGTCGGACTCGCCTACGTGGCGCGGCTGACCAGAACGTCGATCGCGGAGAACCGGTCGGCCGACTACATGCGTACCGCCGTCGCCAAGGGACTGCCCCGGGGACGCATCATCTCCCGGCACCTGCTGCGCAACTCGCTGATCCCCGTCGTCACCTACCTGGGCACCGACGTCGGCGCCCTGATGGGCGGCGCGGTCATCACCGAGGGGATCTTCAACGTGACGGGCGTCGGCAATCTCCTCTTCACCGCTCTTCAGCGCCGCGAGGGAGCGGTGATCGTCGGCATCGTCACCGTCCTGGTGCTCGTCTACCTGGTGGCCAGCCTGGTCGTCGACCTGCTGTACGCGGTACTGGACCCGAGGATTCGTTATGCCTGACCTCACCAAGACCAAGTCCACGGACGACGAAGCCGTGTCGCAGGACATGACGGCGATCTCGGCCGGCGCCGTCACGGGCAAGCCCCGCAGTCTCTGGGGCGACGCCTGGCGGGACCTGCGGCGCAACCCGCTGTTCGTGATCTCCGCGGTGCTCATCGTCTTCCTGGTGATCGTGTCGATCGCCCCCGGTCTCTTCACCGGCACCGATCCGGGCTCCGGCGACCTGACCAACCACTTCCTCCAGGCCCCCCACCTCGACCACTTCTTCCAGGCCGACTGGTTCGGGTACGACAAGCAGGGCCGGTCCATCTACGCGCGGGTCGTCTACGGCGCCCGCAACTCCATCCTCGTCGGCCTCGGCGTGACCATCCTGGTCACGGTCTTCGGCGGCCTGCTGGGGATGCTCTCCGGCTACTTCGGCGGATTCTGGGACAGCCTGATCTCCCGGCTCACCGACGTGTTCTTCGGTATCCCCTTCCTGCTCGGCGCGATGGTCATCCTGAACGCCTTCTCCGACCACACGGTCTGGGTCGTCATGGGGTCGCTGGCCTTCCTCGGCTGGACGCAGATCACCCGTGTGATGCGCGGCGCGGTCATCACGACCAAGCACGCCGACTACGTGGTGGCGGCGCGGGCGCTCGGTGCGGGGACCCGCCGGATCCTCTTCCGGCACATCCTGCCCAACGCGCTGGCTCCGGTGATCGTCGTGGCGACCATCTCGCTCGGCACGTACATCGTCGCCGAGTCGACCCTGTCCTTCCTGGGGCTCGGTCTCGCGGACGGCACCATCTCGTGGGGCGGGGACATCTCGCGGGCCACGGACAGCATCCGTAACAACCCGCATGTCCTGATCTTCCCCGCGGGCATGCTCAGCATCACCGTGCTGGCGTTCATCATGCTCGGCGACGCGGTACGCGAAGCCCTCGACCCCAAGCTGCGCTGAGGGAGGCGTACATGACCATCATCGACAAGCCGGCGGACGTTCCGGCGCCCAGGCCGGGCGACGAAACGAGCGGACCGCTGCTCGACGTGCGGAATCTGCACGTCGAGTTCGCCACCCGTGAAGGTGTCGTCAAGGCAGTCAACGGCGTCGACTACAGCGTGGAGGCGGGCGAGACGCTCGCCGTCCTCGGTGAGTCGGGCTCGGGCAAATCCGTGACCGCGCAGGCGATCATGGGCATCCTCGACATGCCGCCCGGCCGGATCCCGCACGGCGAGATCCGCTTCCGCGGCCAGGACATGCTGACGATGTCCGCGGAGGAGCGCAGGAAGATCCGCGGCCGCAAGATCGCCATGATCTTCCAGGACGCGCTCTCCTCGCTCAACCCCGTACTCTCCGTGGGCTATCAGCTCGGCGAGATGTTCCGGGTGCACGAGGGGCTCTCCAAGAAGGACGCCAAGCTGAAGGCCATCGAGCTGATGGACCGGGTGCGCATCCCGGCCGCCAAGGAGCGGGTGGGCGACTACCCGCACCAGTTCTCCGGCGGTATGCGCCAGCGCATCATGATCGCCATGGCGCTCGCCCTCGAACCCGACCTGATCATCGCGGACGAGCCCACCACGGCGCTCGACGTGACGGTCCAGGCACAGGTGATGGAGCTGCTGGCCGAGCTCCAGCGCGAGTTCCACATGGGGCTCATCCTCATCACCCACGACCTCGGGGTCGTCGCGGACGTCGCAGACAAGATCGCGGTCATGTACGCGGGCCGGATCGTGGAGACCGCTCCGGTGCACGAGCTGTACAAGCGGCCCGCGCACCCCTACACCCGCGGTCTGCTCGACTCGATCCCGCGCCTCGACCAGAAGGGCAACGAGCTCTTCGCGATCAAGGGACTGCCGCCCAACCTGACGAACATCCCGTCGGGCTGCGCGTTCAACCCCCGCTGCCCCAAGGCTCAGGACATCTGCACCACCGACGTCCCCGCCCTGGTCCAGATCACGGGGAAGGACGGCACGGAACTGCCGGGACGCGGCAGCGCGTGCCACTTCTGGAAGGAGACGCTCCATGGCTGAGCCCCGCGAGACAGACGGGCCGCAGGACGCCACGCCGAACGTCACAGAGGTGGACGCCGTCGACGCGAAGACGGAGGAAGAGACCGTGGCGGCCATCGACGCCACCGTCGACCGCGGCGAGCCGATCCTCCAGGTCCGCAATCTGGTCAAGCACTTCCCGCTCACCCAGGGCATCCTCCTCAAGCGGCAGGTGGGGGCGGTCAAGGCGGTCGACGGCATCTCCTTCGACCTGTACCAGGGCGAGACGCTGGGCATCGTCGGTGAGTCCGGCTGCGGCAAGTCGACCGTGGCGAAGCTGCTGATGACGCTGGAGACGGCGACGGCCGGCGAGGTCTTCTACAAGGGCCAGGACATCACCAAGCTGTCGGGGCGCGCGCTCAAGGCGGTGCGCCGCAACATCCAGATGGTGTTCCAGGACCCCTACACCTCGCTGAACCCGCGGATGACGGTCGGCGACATCATCGGGGAGCCCTACGAGATCCACCCCGAGGTGGCGCCCAAGGGCTCGCGTCGGCAGAAGGTCCAGGAGCTGCTCGATGTGGTCGGGCTGAACCCCGAGTACATCAACCGCTATCCGCACCAGTTCTCCGGCGGTCAGCGCCAGCGCATCGGCATCGCCCGCGGCCTCGCGCTCAACCCGGAGATCATCATCTGCGACGAGCCGGTCTCCGCGCTCGACGTGTCGGTGCAGGCCCAGGTCATCAACCTGATGGAGAAGCTCCAGGACGAGTTCAACCTGTCCTACCTCTTCATCGCCCACGACCTGTCCATCGTCCGGCACATCTCCGACCGTGTCGGCGTGATGTACCTGGGCAAGATGGCGGAGATCGGTTCGGACGAGCAGATCTACGAGCACCCCACGCACCCCTACACGCAGGCGCTGCTCTCCGCGGTGCCGGTGCCCGACCCCGAGGCGCGTGAGGGCCGCGAGCGGATCATCCTCACCGGTGACGTGCCCTCGCCCGCCAACCCGCCGTCCGGCTGCCGGTTCCGTACCCGCTGCTGGAAGGCGCAGGACAAGTGCGCCAAGGAGATCCCGCTGCTGGCGATCCCCGAACGGTTCGCCACGTCGACGACCCCGGCGGCGCACGAGTCGGCCTGCCACTTCGCCGAGGAGCGGAACGTGGTGGGCGTCGGCTGACCCGATCCACCCGCAACAGCACGAAGGCCCGTGACCGCGACAAGCGGTGCACGGGCCTTCGGCTTCCCCGGGGGGAACCGGCCACATCTAGCTCGGGTCAATGGGCCGAGGTGCCGGTTCCATCGGAGGGGCGGATTCAGCGGGTTTTCCGCTGGATTTCAGGCTTACCGGTGAGACACGTGAGAACCTGTGGGGGCTCGCATATCGCGTGTCATGCTCCCGGTAGGAGGTATCGGTGGAACGTGCTCCCAGGGGGAAGTGTTCGCGAACTGCTCGCGGAGAAAACGGCAACCGGAGACAATCGATATCCCAGGAAACCCCGTTCTCCGCTACCTGCTGAAATTTCTGCCGTCGGCGGTAGGTATTGGGAAGTGGAGCGACAGGTCAACGATATCCAAGGCCCCATTCCTCTTTCCGGGAGGATTTCGTGGGGTTACCGGATGCAAAGTATCCGCAGGGGGAGAGGCTGTCAAATACGGCCTCTCCTGCACAGGCGTTGTGTTCCTGATTCGTACTCGGGCATCGTAGGATCCGCTATTAATGGCTGACAAGGATCCGCTGTATTTATCCCTGTATGCGACAGGGTGGGTATATTGACCGGGCCGTGTCCGGCGTGGCCTCTGTAGCTCCCGTGGCCGCCCTTGCTGCTGTCGCGTATCGCGCATGTGTCAGGAGTGTGAGGTGCGTGGTCGACCTCGCCCGCATCTGGCGCTACGGGTGGTGTTTCGGCCTGACGGCAGGCCCGTACAGCTCGAAGTGGAACCTACTGTTCCGGGAGGTCCCTGGGCGGTCCGCCTGCCTGACGACGTCCGGAAGTACCGTATATATTCACTTTTACAAGACGTGGGGGCTTGCTTTATCGGCGTTATGTCAACCACGGATGCATAAAAAATTCGAAGAAGGCACTTCGGGGTGCGGGCCTCTTAATCGGATTGCGACCTGGCCGAGTCTTGACGTAAGCGTGCGCGCTTGCGATTGTCAGGATCGGCGCTGTTGATGCGTGCGGCTGCCATCCAACGGCCTTCTCTCCCGTGAGGTATTCGCACCATGCCTGGCGTACCACTTTCTTCCACCCCGTCGCCGACAGCAGGGCGGCAGTGTGACTCCTGGGTGTGCATGGAAGTGGTCGCTCGCCAGGGAATTCCCGGTCCCACTGGGGCTTCGCCCCCTGCCGGGGAGTGGTCTTGAAGCGCCTCTCGAAGAGCGCACTCCACCGAATTCCAATACACCCCTGTGGAGCGGTGGCTCAACACGCCCCTCATTGCCCCTGAAAGGCCGGCCCACAGTGCTGCGATACATTGCCCGCAAAGCAGTTGGCTGGATTTTGATGATCGTCGTCGCGACAAATGTCACGTACTTTCTAGCCAATGCCTTTCTCAAGCCCGCGTCCAATTACCTTGCGCTCCGGCCGCCTCGGACCACGGAGCAGATCAACCGCTCGCTGGCTCTCTACAACCTGAATCCGGACAAACCGATCATGGAGCGCTGGTGGCACTGGGCCTCCAACATCCTGCTGCACTTCGACTGGGGTTCCTCGCCCACCGGCGGTAACGTCAACGACCAGATCGGCTACCGGGCCCTGGCCAGTGGGCAACTCGTCCTGGGGTCGACGATTCTGTCGATCATCATCGGCGTCGGACTCGGGGTCTTCACTGCCGCGCGCCAGTACAAAGCCGCGGACCGGGCCTGGCAGGGACTGTCCGTCCTGTCCTTCAACACCCCGTCCGCCGTGGCGTCATTGGCCGTAGTGCTCGTGACCATCTCGCTGAACCAGAGCCTCGGCCACTCGCTGCTACCGGTCGCCGGCGCCCAGGATCCCGAACTTTCGGGGTTCTGGCCGGTGTTCGGATCCCGCGTCACGCATGCCATCCTGCCGACGATCTCCCTGACGTTCATCTCCTACGCGGGATACCACCTGCTACAGCGCTCGCTGCTCCTGGACAACATCAACTCCGACTACGTCCGCACCGCGCGTTCCAAGGGCCTCACCCGTCAACAGGCCATCCGCAGACACGGATTGCGCACCTCCATCATCCCCGTCGCCACTCAGGTGGCGTTCGCGATGCCGACGCTCTTCACCGGCGCGGTGATCACCGAGACGGTCTTCGCCTGGCACGGGATGGGTGAGTACTTCACCAAGACCATCAGCACCAACGACGTGCACGGCGCCGTCGCCGTCGCGGCTTTCGGCGCCCTGATGACGGCCATCGGCGCGATCCTCGCCGATATCGCCGTCGTGGCCCTCGACCCCAGGATTCGGGTGAGCTGACGTGGCCATCAACATGCCCGGCGTAGGGCCGGACGTAGACGGAATCAGGCCTGAGGAGGCCGACGCCAAGGAGCTCGAAGGAGCCGGCAAGCCCGGCAAGCGGCTGTCGCCCGCACGGCTGTACATGCGGCGGTTCCTTCGCAACAAGCCCGCCGTCGTGGGCCTGGTTCTCTTCGTGCTCCTGGCACTCCTCGCTCTGACCGGCCGTTTCTTCACGCACTGGAACTACGAGGAGGCGGACTTCACCGCCCTCACCGTGTCCCCCGGCTCCAGTGGCCACCTGCTGGGCACCAACCCCGCGGGCAATGACGTGTACGCCCAGCTCGTACACGGTCTCGGGCGGTCGCTGATCATCGCGCTGACCGTCTCGCTGCTCACCACCGCCATCGCCGCTCTGTTCGGAGCTACGGCGGCCTATCTGGGCGGGCGGACGGAGCGGCTGATGCTCGGGTTCGTGCACTTCCTGCTGATCCTGCCCTCGTTCCTCATCATCGCCCTGGTCGGCACGCACTTCAGGGGCGAGTGGCCGGTGCTGGTCGTGGTGCTCACGATCTTCGGCTGGATGCTCACCGCCCGGGTGATCTGGTCCCTGGCGACGTCCCTGCGCGAGCGGGAATACGTGATGGCCGCCCGTTTCATGGGGGTGAGCCCGCTGCGGACGATCGTGCGGCACATGGTGCGCAACATCGGTTCCCTGCTCATCGTCACCTTCACTCTCGGCGTGGCCTCGACGGTGCAGTCGGAGACGGCGCTCTCCTTCATCGGCTTCGGTGTCAAGCAGCCGGACATCTCCCTGGGTGCCATGCTCGCCGACGGGCAGAACACCCTGTCCACCGCGCCCTGGCTCTTCTACCTCCCGGCCGCCGTGGTGCTCCTGCTCACCGTGGCGATGGCGCTCATCGGTGACGGTCTGCGCGACGCCCTCGACCCCACCTCGCACTCCGGAGGCCGCGCATGATCGTGCAGCGCGCAGAAAGCCACGAGCCCGGCACCGCCACGCCGCTGCTCTCCGTCCGTGACCTCCAGGTCGCCTTTCCCTCCGAGGCCGGTCGGGTGGAAGCCGTTCGCGGCATCTCCTTCGACCTGCACCGCGGCAGCACCCTGGGCATCGTGGGCGAGTCCGGCTCAGGCAAGTCGGTCACCTCCATGGCCGTCATGGGCCTTCTGCCCGATTACGCCGCCATCTCCGGCCAGATCAATATGGGTGGGGTGAACCTGCTCGACCTGGACGACCGGATGATGTCGAAGGTCCGCGGCCGGGACATCGGCATGATCTTCCAGGATCCGCTCTCCTCTCTCACTCCGATCTTCAGCATCGGGACGCAGATCGTGGAGGCCCTTCAGATCCATCAGGACATCTCCTCCGCCGCCGCCTGGAAGCGGGCCGTGGAGCTGCTGGATCTGGTCGGCATCCCCAACCCCGACAAACGGGCCAAGGGGTTCCCGCACGAGTTCTCCGGCGGCATGCGGCAGCGCGCCGTCATCGCCATGGCGATC from Streptomyces tsukubensis encodes:
- a CDS encoding peptide ABC transporter substrate-binding protein, with translation MRGAKSAKWVAIAGITALAATACGGSSDSGSDDGNRKIDPKGIVSYANGEPQNALQPSNTMEAYGSVVIDSLFTGLVHYNKSGDLTYENAESVKPDADNKVWTVKLKPGWKFHNGEAVTAKSYVNAWNWAADPKNGQQNSSWYRDIVGYDKVHPAKGDAKSDSMSGLKVVDDNTFTITLTDGIPYYAYKLVYSPFFPLPSGALKDPKGYGEKPVGNGPYKFKSWDHKKSIQVTAFAGYKGANKPKNGGINFKAYTQPTGAYNDLRSDNVDTMPLVPDSELANYKDDFGDRAITQDFSAINTVNPAFYTKTFKDMDVKVIQGLSMAIDRDTIAKTTFYGTRESATGWVAKGVKGYQKDACGEYCKFNPTKAKKLIKDGGGVPGNKISIQYNADQPHEAWVTAVCNSITKATGVKCVGDPKTDFQADTEVRDKKQVKSMYRSGWVLDYPFNGNFLADLYGTGVDGNKGGFSDKKFDELTKQADHAKTIDESAALYQKAEKELVNTFPGIPLWYNKINSAYSKNVKDVKFDQAGDPVLTDIQVYEKK
- a CDS encoding ABC transporter permease encodes the protein MGRYVARRLLQMIPVFIGTTLLIFLMVNVLPGDPVRALWGDKPADPTQLAQLRHDRGLDLPLWQQYLHYMGGLFKGDFGNTIAGNRPVLDEITQAFPVSIRLASMAWVFELVVGISLGVLAGVRRGRVVDNLVTLFTLLVISVPIFVIGLGAQLFFGNQLGWVTPTVQNSESFGQLLLPAIVLGMVGLAYVARLTRTSIAENRSADYMRTAVAKGLPRGRIISRHLLRNSLIPVVTYLGTDVGALMGGAVITEGIFNVTGVGNLLFTALQRREGAVIVGIVTVLVLVYLVASLVVDLLYAVLDPRIRYA
- a CDS encoding ABC transporter permease — encoded protein: MPDLTKTKSTDDEAVSQDMTAISAGAVTGKPRSLWGDAWRDLRRNPLFVISAVLIVFLVIVSIAPGLFTGTDPGSGDLTNHFLQAPHLDHFFQADWFGYDKQGRSIYARVVYGARNSILVGLGVTILVTVFGGLLGMLSGYFGGFWDSLISRLTDVFFGIPFLLGAMVILNAFSDHTVWVVMGSLAFLGWTQITRVMRGAVITTKHADYVVAARALGAGTRRILFRHILPNALAPVIVVATISLGTYIVAESTLSFLGLGLADGTISWGGDISRATDSIRNNPHVLIFPAGMLSITVLAFIMLGDAVREALDPKLR
- a CDS encoding ABC transporter ATP-binding protein — translated: MTIIDKPADVPAPRPGDETSGPLLDVRNLHVEFATREGVVKAVNGVDYSVEAGETLAVLGESGSGKSVTAQAIMGILDMPPGRIPHGEIRFRGQDMLTMSAEERRKIRGRKIAMIFQDALSSLNPVLSVGYQLGEMFRVHEGLSKKDAKLKAIELMDRVRIPAAKERVGDYPHQFSGGMRQRIMIAMALALEPDLIIADEPTTALDVTVQAQVMELLAELQREFHMGLILITHDLGVVADVADKIAVMYAGRIVETAPVHELYKRPAHPYTRGLLDSIPRLDQKGNELFAIKGLPPNLTNIPSGCAFNPRCPKAQDICTTDVPALVQITGKDGTELPGRGSACHFWKETLHG
- a CDS encoding ABC transporter ATP-binding protein — translated: MAEPRETDGPQDATPNVTEVDAVDAKTEEETVAAIDATVDRGEPILQVRNLVKHFPLTQGILLKRQVGAVKAVDGISFDLYQGETLGIVGESGCGKSTVAKLLMTLETATAGEVFYKGQDITKLSGRALKAVRRNIQMVFQDPYTSLNPRMTVGDIIGEPYEIHPEVAPKGSRRQKVQELLDVVGLNPEYINRYPHQFSGGQRQRIGIARGLALNPEIIICDEPVSALDVSVQAQVINLMEKLQDEFNLSYLFIAHDLSIVRHISDRVGVMYLGKMAEIGSDEQIYEHPTHPYTQALLSAVPVPDPEAREGRERIILTGDVPSPANPPSGCRFRTRCWKAQDKCAKEIPLLAIPERFATSTTPAAHESACHFAEERNVVGVG
- a CDS encoding ABC transporter permease — its product is MIVVATNVTYFLANAFLKPASNYLALRPPRTTEQINRSLALYNLNPDKPIMERWWHWASNILLHFDWGSSPTGGNVNDQIGYRALASGQLVLGSTILSIIIGVGLGVFTAARQYKAADRAWQGLSVLSFNTPSAVASLAVVLVTISLNQSLGHSLLPVAGAQDPELSGFWPVFGSRVTHAILPTISLTFISYAGYHLLQRSLLLDNINSDYVRTARSKGLTRQQAIRRHGLRTSIIPVATQVAFAMPTLFTGAVITETVFAWHGMGEYFTKTISTNDVHGAVAVAAFGALMTAIGAILADIAVVALDPRIRVS
- a CDS encoding ABC transporter permease, producing MAINMPGVGPDVDGIRPEEADAKELEGAGKPGKRLSPARLYMRRFLRNKPAVVGLVLFVLLALLALTGRFFTHWNYEEADFTALTVSPGSSGHLLGTNPAGNDVYAQLVHGLGRSLIIALTVSLLTTAIAALFGATAAYLGGRTERLMLGFVHFLLILPSFLIIALVGTHFRGEWPVLVVVLTIFGWMLTARVIWSLATSLREREYVMAARFMGVSPLRTIVRHMVRNIGSLLIVTFTLGVASTVQSETALSFIGFGVKQPDISLGAMLADGQNTLSTAPWLFYLPAAVVLLLTVAMALIGDGLRDALDPTSHSGGRA